Proteins found in one Homalodisca vitripennis isolate AUS2020 chromosome 4, UT_GWSS_2.1, whole genome shotgun sequence genomic segment:
- the LOC124359742 gene encoding transcription factor BTF3 homolog 4-like yields MNQEKLKKLQAQVRIGGKGTPRRKKKVVHATAATDDKKLQSSLKKLSVNTIPGIEEVNMIKDDGTVIHFNNPKAQASLAANTFAITGHGENKQITEMLPGILSQLGPEGLTQLKRLATSVASSGAGGKTTIEEDDEVPELVENFDEASKEEVPVNVTTEKDASGEGKENKDPVQSESESKEKAA; encoded by the coding sequence ATGAATCAAGAGAAACTAAAGAAACTACAAGCCCAAGTAAGGATTGGAGGGAAAGGTACCCCTCGAAGAAAGAAGAAGGTTGTTCATGCGACTGCTGCAACAGACGATAAAAAGCTACAAAGCTCACTAAAGAAACTATCAGTTAACACCATACCAGGGATTGAGGAGGTAAATATGATTAAAGATGATGGAACTGTAATTCACTTCAATAACCCTAAAGCTCAGGCATCATTGGCTGCCAACACTTTTGCCATCACAGGCCATGGTGAGAACAAGCAAATCACAGAAATGTTACCTGGTATTTTAAGTCAGTTAGGACCCGAAGGGTTAACACAGTTGAAGCGCCTGGCTACCAGTGTTGCAAGTAGTGGGGCAGGTGGTAAAACTACCATTGAAGAAGATGATGAAGTTCCGGAATTGGTCGAAAACTTCGACGAAGCCAGCAAGGAAGAGGTTCCAGTTAATGTAACAACTGAGAAAGATGCCTCTGGAGAAGGAAAAGAGAACAAGGATCCAGTACAGTCTGAGTCTGAATCCAAAGAAAAGGCTGCCTAA